A single genomic interval of Lathyrus oleraceus cultivar Zhongwan6 chromosome 7, CAAS_Psat_ZW6_1.0, whole genome shotgun sequence harbors:
- the LOC127105869 gene encoding uncharacterized protein LOC127105869: MVVLSATTIGALLGLGTQMYSNALRKLPYMRHPWEHVLGMGLGVVFVNQLVKWEAQVEQDLDKMLEKAKAANERRYIDGDDD, from the exons ATGGTAGTATTGAGCGCGACGACGATCGGAGCCTTATTGGGTTTGGGTACTCAGATGTACTCCAACGCTCTCCGCAAACTCCCCTACATGCGCC ATCCGTGGGAGCACGTATTGGGAATGGGATTGGGCGTTGTGTTCGTGAACCAGCTTGTGAAATGGGAGGCTCAAGTTGAACAAGATCTCGATAAGATGCTCGAGAAAGCTAAGGCCGCTAATGAAAGACGTTACATTG